One Spirochaeta lutea genomic window, CGATGAGCCGGATCCCCTCCAGTACCACCGCGGCGAACCGCCGGGCCGGCTCACCCGGGCCGAGATCCCGGCGGTCTACCAGGTAGTCAACCTGGAACCCCAACTGTTCCAGTTCCCTGACGGCCCGGGGGGCATCCTTTGACCCGCGAAGAATGGGGTACAGTTCCCGGGCACGCTCCAGGCCCCGGGGACTCAGGAGGCGGTTTCGGGAACTCATGGCGAGCCCCGAGGTCTCCCGAACCACCGGACAGGGTACAATCTCCGTGGGAAGGAAAAAGTCTTCCGCCATCCGGCAAATCAAGAGATACTGCTGATAATCCTTTTCTCCAAAATACGCCCGGCTCGGCGCGGTTAATACCAGCAGCTTCAGCACCACCGTCAATACCCCCTCAAAGTGGCCCGGCCGGGAAGCCCCGCAGAGCTGGGTGCTAAACCGGGATCCCTCGGGTTCTTCCAACCGGAGCGGCCCCTGATTATCCGGGCCAGCAAGACCTCCACCCTGCCGGCTGGACGCCGGGGTTTCGGGTGCAGCCTGCGCCTCTCCCTGATCCCCTGTACCGGTTCGTCTTCGGCCCGCAGGAGAATCCCCGGGAAGTTCCGAATCATCCCCCGCCCGGAGAATTCCTGCCTCCCGCACCTCGAATCGGAAATCCCGGCTGTACATCTGCTCCGCCCGGGGTAGAAACACTGCATCCACCCCCAAAGACTCCAGAAGCGCCCGGTCGGCATCCCAGGTCCGGGGATAGTCATGCAGATCCTTGGGATCGTTAAACTGAGTGGGGTTCACGAATATGCTGACCAGGGTAACCTCGTTCTCCGCCAAACTCCGCCGAATCAAACTGGCGTGCCCGGGATGCAACGCCCCCATGGTCGGAACAAAGCCGACGGACGGAAGGCCCCGGAGTGCCGGCGAGGATGATCCGGACCCGGAAACCCCGGCCCTCAATGGATGGGGATTGTGCCCTCCCGGCGCAACCGGCGTCGGTTCGATCGAGCTGCCCGGCTCAGGTCCTATCGAGCTGCCCGGCCCCGGTTCCATTGAACTCCCAGGCCCCGGGGCGGCAATGTTCCCCCCGGTCCGCCAGGAAGCCGAATGTCCCCTTCCCAGGCTGATACAATACTCCTGCCATTCCCTGGGATCCGTAATTACCTTCAGCTCAGCCATATACGGCCCCCTGCTCCTCCGCCCAGGCCGGATCCTGCCTGCGGTCCTGGGGACGATTCTGGGGCTGGTCTTTGGCTTGCTTGGGGGCGCGGTCATGGGCACCGGCCTTGGACTCGGGATTGCCGCCGTAGCTTTCCCGGGCTGAGGGGAAATCCCCGGAGCGCACATCCCGGACAAACTCATCCACCGCCTGGCGAACCAGCCGGCCCCCCGGCAGGTATTGGCGTACAAACCGGGGCAACCGGCCCTCCTCCGCCCCCGGAGTAAGTCCGAGCATATCCTGGAGCACCAGAACCTGGCCGTCCACATCCGG contains:
- a CDS encoding pantoate--beta-alanine ligase, whose amino-acid sequence is MAELKVITDPREWQEYCISLGRGHSASWRTGGNIAAPGPGSSMEPGPGSSIGPEPGSSIEPTPVAPGGHNPHPLRAGVSGSGSSSPALRGLPSVGFVPTMGALHPGHASLIRRSLAENEVTLVSIFVNPTQFNDPKDLHDYPRTWDADRALLESLGVDAVFLPRAEQMYSRDFRFEVREAGILRAGDDSELPGDSPAGRRRTGTGDQGEAQAAPETPASSRQGGGLAGPDNQGPLRLEEPEGSRFSTQLCGASRPGHFEGVLTVVLKLLVLTAPSRAYFGEKDYQQYLLICRMAEDFFLPTEIVPCPVVRETSGLAMSSRNRLLSPRGLERARELYPILRGSKDAPRAVRELEQLGFQVDYLVDRRDLGPGEPARRFAAVVLEGIRLIDNLVLEEGA